One Fusobacterium russii ATCC 25533 genomic region harbors:
- a CDS encoding MurR/RpiR family transcriptional regulator, whose protein sequence is MDKKELEKKLNKLELTKKEKRVAEFFLDEDKRIYLMTVSEIASEIGVSDTSVIRFIKNIGFKNFTEFKNNGQKKIKTHLEKTNDFIKNIDLIKENSIEKLYIEKINEEVNKIFSQESLAILKNIAQTLMKKKNKYIVGFKSTAGVANFFGVRLGFILKDVFVFNIDDSVVVNSVFNIKENDVLVVFDYPMYSKVAQVLVKIAKARNAEIILFSDSENSPLARYSNILYKVKLNGISVFNSLISTQILIEYILTYISQFIQEEDKERFSEIRKYLVEKL, encoded by the coding sequence ATGGATAAAAAAGAATTGGAAAAAAAATTAAATAAATTGGAATTGACTAAAAAAGAAAAAAGAGTGGCAGAATTTTTCTTAGATGAAGATAAAAGAATATATCTTATGACGGTATCAGAAATAGCTTCAGAGATTGGAGTGAGTGATACAAGTGTCATAAGATTTATTAAGAATATAGGCTTTAAAAATTTTACTGAATTTAAAAATAATGGTCAAAAAAAAATAAAAACACATCTGGAAAAAACTAATGATTTTATAAAAAATATAGATTTGATAAAGGAAAATTCTATTGAAAAATTGTATATAGAGAAAATAAATGAAGAAGTTAATAAAATTTTTTCACAGGAGTCTTTAGCCATTCTAAAAAATATTGCACAAACTTTAATGAAAAAAAAGAATAAATATATAGTCGGATTTAAAAGTACTGCTGGAGTAGCAAACTTTTTTGGAGTTAGACTTGGTTTTATACTTAAAGATGTGTTTGTATTTAATATTGATGACTCTGTAGTTGTAAATTCAGTGTTTAATATAAAAGAAAATGATGTATTAGTAGTATTTGATTATCCTATGTATTCAAAAGTAGCTCAAGTTTTAGTAAAAATTGCAAAGGCAAGGAATGCTGAAATTATACTTTTCTCTGATTCAGAAAATTCTCCTTTAGCTAGGTATTCAAATATACTCTATAAAGTAAAGTTAAATGGCATCAGTGTATTCAATTCTCTTATTTCTACACAAATTTTAATAGAATATATACTTACATATATAAGTCAATTTATTCAAGAGGAAGATAAGGAAAGATTTAGTGAAATAAGGAAGTATTTGGTTGAAAAATTATAG
- a CDS encoding acyl-CoA dehydrogenase family protein: MLFKTTDEHEELRKQVREFVETEVKPIAFILDKENKFPQEAIKKFGEMGFMGLPYPKEYGGAGKDVLSYAIAVEELSRVDGGTGVILSAHVSLGSYPIAAFGTEEQKKKYLVPLAKGEKIGAFGLTEPNAGSDAGGTETTAVLQGDHYILNGEKIFITNAPYADTYIIFAVTTPDIGTKGISAFIVEKGWEGFTFGDHYDKLGIRSSSTAQLLFNNVKVPKENLLGKEGEGFKIAMSTLDGGRIGIAAQALGIAQGAFESALEYAKEREQFGKAIAFQQAISFKLADMATKIRTARLLVYSAADLKEHHEPYGMESAMAKQWASDIALEVVNDAVQIYGGSGYLKGTDVERMYRDAKICTIYEGTNEIQRVVIASYLIGREPKSNAAGAVKVKKGAITGLRKNIIFKDGTAKEKVAALVAALKADGYDFTVGIPIDTPIGKSERVVSVGKGIGEKSNMKLIEKLAKHAGASIGCSRPVAETLEYLPLDRYVGMSGQKFVGNLYIACGISGALQHLKGIKEATTIVAINTNANAAIFKNADYGIVGDLKEIIPLLAKELDTGEKKEAPPMKKMKRSVPKVIYSPKVHVCSGCGHEYIQELGDVDSDIKPGTKFKDIPEDWTCPDCGEEKSKYIEV, encoded by the coding sequence ATGCTTTTTAAAACTACTGATGAACATGAAGAATTGCGTAAACAGGTCAGAGAATTTGTTGAAACAGAGGTTAAGCCTATTGCTTTTATTTTAGATAAAGAAAACAAATTCCCACAAGAAGCAATTAAAAAGTTTGGAGAGATGGGATTCATGGGATTACCATATCCTAAAGAATATGGCGGAGCAGGAAAAGATGTTTTAAGTTATGCTATAGCTGTTGAAGAACTTTCAAGAGTTGATGGAGGAACAGGAGTAATTTTATCAGCACATGTTTCATTAGGTTCGTATCCTATAGCTGCTTTTGGAACTGAAGAGCAAAAGAAAAAATACTTAGTTCCCTTAGCAAAAGGAGAAAAAATTGGTGCCTTTGGACTTACAGAACCTAATGCTGGATCAGATGCAGGTGGGACAGAAACAACAGCTGTTTTACAGGGAGATCACTATATTTTAAATGGAGAAAAGATATTTATAACTAATGCTCCGTATGCTGATACATATATAATATTTGCTGTTACTACTCCCGATATAGGTACAAAAGGAATATCTGCATTTATAGTTGAAAAAGGATGGGAAGGGTTTACATTTGGAGATCATTATGATAAATTAGGAATCCGTTCTTCTTCTACAGCACAACTATTATTTAACAATGTAAAAGTACCTAAGGAAAATCTTTTAGGAAAAGAGGGAGAAGGATTTAAAATAGCTATGTCTACTCTTGATGGCGGAAGAATAGGAATAGCTGCACAAGCTCTAGGAATAGCACAGGGAGCATTTGAAAGTGCATTGGAATATGCAAAAGAAAGAGAACAGTTTGGTAAAGCTATAGCTTTTCAACAAGCTATATCATTTAAACTTGCAGATATGGCAACTAAAATAAGAACAGCAAGATTATTAGTGTACAGTGCAGCAGATTTAAAAGAACATCATGAACCATATGGAATGGAATCTGCTATGGCAAAACAATGGGCTTCAGATATAGCACTTGAAGTTGTAAATGACGCTGTACAAATCTATGGAGGATCTGGATATCTAAAAGGTACAGATGTAGAAAGAATGTATAGAGATGCAAAAATTTGTACAATCTATGAAGGAACTAATGAAATTCAAAGAGTTGTTATAGCTTCATACTTAATAGGAAGAGAACCTAAATCTAATGCAGCAGGAGCTGTAAAAGTAAAAAAAGGAGCTATTACAGGACTTAGAAAAAATATAATTTTTAAAGATGGAACAGCAAAAGAAAAGGTAGCAGCACTGGTAGCGGCATTAAAAGCAGATGGATATGACTTTACAGTTGGAATCCCTATAGATACTCCAATTGGAAAATCTGAAAGAGTAGTAAGTGTAGGAAAAGGAATAGGAGAAAAATCTAATATGAAGCTGATTGAAAAATTAGCTAAGCATGCAGGTGCTTCTATAGGATGTTCTCGTCCAGTAGCGGAAACTTTAGAATATTTACCTCTTGACAGATATGTTGGAATGTCGGGACAAAAATTTGTTGGAAATCTATATATAGCATGTGGAATTTCTGGTGCATTACAACATTTAAAAGGAATTAAGGAAGCAACAACAATAGTGGCAATAAATACCAATGCGAATGCGGCTATATTTAAAAATGCTGATTATGGAATAGTTGGAGATTTAAAAGAGATTATTCCACTATTAGCTAAAGAATTGGATACTGGAGAGAAAAAAGAAGCTCCTCCTATGAAAAAGATGAAGAGATCAGTTCCTAAGGTAATTTATTCACCAAAAGTACATGTATGCAGTGGATGTGGACATGAATATATACAAGAGTTAGGAGATGTAGACAGTGATATTAAACCTGGTACTAAGTTTAAAGATATTCCAGAAGACTGGACTTGCCCTGATTGTGGAGAAGAAAAGAGTAAATATATAGAAGTATAA